GCCGTCACAGCGACAGTGAGCGGCCAAGGCGTCATGTAGAGGCCGGTCATCAGCGTGGTCTGACCGAGATCGTGATGCAGGAGGAAGGGCAGCGCCAGGAGGGCGGCCGCCTGGCCGACGAAGCAGCAGACCGAGGTGATCACTGAGATCCTGAAGGAGGCGCCGCGCAGAAGATCCAGGGGGACGAGGGGCGCGGCCTTCGGCCCTTCCCGGCGGAGGAGGAGCAGCAGGGCGAGGGCCGCGGCCGCGAACAGGACGATCGAGACGCCCGCCTGGGTTAGCAGCAGGTCGGCCCCGGCCACCAGGCCGGCGAAGACGGTCGCATTGAGGGCGGCGCTGACGAGATCGAGGCGACGACGAGTGCCCTGGCGGCGAGGCAGGCCCCGGCCAGCCAGCAGGACCGCGGCGCCCACGGGTAGGTTAACCGCGAACAAGCAGGGCCATCCCCATTCGGACAGGATCAGGGCACCGATCGAGGGGCCGGCCGCTGAGGCCAGCGCGACCGCCGTCGCATTCCAGCCGATGGCGGCGCCCAAAGACTTGTCGGGTACGACCTGCCGCAGCAACGCCACCCCCAACGACATGACCGCCGCGCCGCCGAGGCCCTGGACGAACCGGGCCGCGACCAGCCAGGGCAGGGATGGGGAGAGGGCGCAGAGGGCGGACGCCGCGGTGAACACTGACACGCCGGCGATGAAGACCTTGCGGAACCCCAGGCTCTCGCCGAGGGCGGCGCAAGGCAGCAGGGCCGTGACAAGGGCGAGCTGGTAGGCGGTCACGACGAGGACCGAAGCGCCCGGTGTTACGTCAAGCGCCCGCGCGAGCGTCGGAAGCGCCACATTGACGATCGAGGCGTCCAGAACAACCAGGACGGTGGCGGCCAGGACCGCGGCGATGGCGTGTAACGGACGGCCGCTCATGCCACGCCCACCGTCCAGACGCCCTCGCGCTCGACGTAGCGGGTGATCCGTCGCTCGACCTTGTCCTCAACCTTCAGGTCCCGCTCGGTGAAGCGGAAAAGCAGGGCTGGGCCGGCCGTGCAGCGTGTGTCGTGGATATCGCCCGGCAGGTAGACCTGCACTTGCCCGGGAGCGACCCGGGTGGCGTTGCGCCTGACCAGGCGGGGCTGCGCGTCGGCGCCCTCAAGGCGGTCGTAGGTCCCCATCTCGCTTTCGCCCCTCTGGACGCCGTAGATCACCCAGGCGCGCCCGTGATCATGCGGCGGTCGGTATAGGCCCGCCGGCTCGGTATGGGCCAAGAGCACGAAACCGTGGTCGGTATCCCGATATAGCTCTCGGGCCAGCGGCTGCTGATGGTGGAGGTCGGCCAGCCAGGGTTCGGAGCCGTCAGCCGCAAGCAGGTTTGCTAGATGGCGGCTGCAGGCGGCCGTGACCCCTCTGTTAAGCGGGCCCCAATCCGAGCGAACGGCTTCGACGAATTTGTCCAGGGCGCTCTTGGCCATGGCGGATCTCCTTCGGTTCGATCAGGAGATATCGCTAAGGTCGATGCGGCGGAACGCGCACTATTTGCATTCAATTCGTGCGTCAGACGCCACATATGACTGGAAGCGTGGTACTGGGGGGCATGTTCTCCGCTGATCTGAACCTTCTCACTGCTCTGGATGTGCTGCTCGCCGAGGGTAGCGTCGCCAAGGCGGCTAAGCGCCTGCAGCTCAGTCCCTCCGCAATGAGCCGGACCCTGGCGAGGCTGCGGGAGGCCACTGGCGATGCGCTGCTGGTCCGGGCAGGCCGCGGACTTGTCCCTACGCCGCGCGCCTTGGCGCTCGGGGAGACGGTGGGCGTTCTGGTGCGCGAGGCCGAGGCGATGTTGCGTCCCGTGGAGGGGCTCGACCTCTCGCGTCTCGAGCGGACCTTCACAATGCGGGCTCGGGAAGGCTTCGTGGAGAACTTCGGCGCTGAACTGGTGTCGCGAGTAATGGCCGTCGCGCCCAAGGTGCGGCTGCGCTTCGTCGCCAAGGCCGACAAGGACAGCGGGCCGTTGCGGTACGGCAGCGTAGATCTAGAGACCGGCGTCGTCGAAAGCGTCATCGGACCCGAGATCCGCACCCAGCGACTGTTCGATGATCGGTATGTGGGCGTGGTGCGGGCGGGGCATCCGCTTGCCGGAGCACCGGTGAGCATGGCGGCATATGCTGCGAGCACTCATGTCCGCGTCTTGCTGCAGGGTTCGGAGCAGGCGCCGATCGACGACTGGTTCGCGCCGGCCGGAATCCGTAGGAATATCGTCAGCGACGTGAGCGGGTTTGCGGCCGCGCTGGCCTTGGCGCGGGGTTCGGACCTGGTCGCCACTGTCCCAGAGCGCCACACCCGGGTCCTGAGGGCCGGTATGGCGAGCTTTCGGCTGCCGGTTCCCTTGCCCGAATTCACCGTTTCGCTGCTCTGGCATCCCCGATCAGATGGCGATCCCGCGCATCGCTGGCTTCGCGGTTGCGTCCGCGAGGTCTGCGCCAGCGCACTTTAGGCCTGGCGAACGTCGGACTGCCGTCCGGACTCAGCGTCCGCGCGCCTGAACATGGACGGGGCGGTGGCGGGGAAGGGGCGCCAGACTCACGCCATGCCGGACGCGGGCGGCTAGCCTGGCTGCACTATACACGGCTGGCCATGTATTCCGGGTGTGCGATCCCCTCCGGCGCAGCCGACTTGCTTGGCGCCCGGCATAGGGACCGGGCAAATCAAGCACGCTTGCAACGTCAGCTCTAGGTCAGGAACCCAACGTCCGCTGCTGGCGCTTTGGGGTCGAAACCATTGAGCTGCCTGCTCTCGATCAGGCTTTGATCCGCAGGCCGCGGCACCAATGCCGTGGCGGGATGACGCAGGCGCACAACTGGCGCGCGGCGGCGTTGGCCTGGAAATGACTTCTTCAAGGTCTCAAGGTCAGTCTGACCAGATGACGGGCGCAAATCCCTACGCGGCGTGGTCTGAGCTTCGGGGCCGCGAGACGCGCCTCCGGCTTCTGCTGGCGATCGCCACCGCAGTCCTGGGGTACTCGTTGACCGGGGGCGTCGAACTCTGGGTCTGGCTGGCCGCGGTGGTCACGACACAGTTTGTCGACGGGAAGGTGCTCGAGGTCTGCGCGCGCGACAGCCAGGCGCCGCCATCGATCGCATGGCGAGCGACCTACGCTTCCAGCATCTTTCTGACATCTTTCGTGTTCAGTTCGGTCGGCCTGCTGGTCCTTCAGCGGGGGGATGCGCATGCCGCGGTCTTCGCGCTCCTGGTCAACGCGGGGGCGCTGCTGAACCTCGCCATGGTCAGCCATCGCGCCCCGCGCCTCGTCCTGATCGCCTGGGCCGGACACCTCTTGCCGCTGCTTGCCCTCCCTTGGCTCATCCTCGAGGCGCGCCCGGACCCGATCGGCGCCATCTGCGTCACGCTCGCCGCCCTGGTGTTCGTGGGCCATCTGATCATCGCGACCGGACGTTCGGCCGCCGCTGAGCGCGAAACGCGCGCCGCGCTTCACACCGCCCAGGACGTCCTGGCGCGCTCCGCAGCCGCGGAGCGCCGTCTCCACCTCGCGGCCGAGATCTCCGACCTACACATCTATGAGATGGATCTCGTCGGCGGCGCCCTGTCCTGCGACGGCGCCGCAGCCACCTTCCTCGAGGAGCCAATGAGCTTCGCAGCCATGGTCGCCGATGGCTTCTACCTGGTCGACCCGCGAGACCGGCCGAGGGTCGAGGCTGCGTGGTCCGACTATATGGAGGGCCGGGCTCCGTATCGCACCGAGTACCGGCTCCTGCGTAAGGACGGGCGCGAGATCTGGGCGTTCGCCGGCGCAGAGCTGCTCCGTGACGAAGTTGGCCGGGCGACCCGGCTGGTTGGCGTGATGCGCGACCTCACAGCGCAGAAGCGCGACGAAGTGGCCCTCGTCGAAGCCCGAGACCACGCCGAGGCCGGCAGCCGCGCCAAGAGCGCCTTCCTCGCCACCATGAGTCACGAAATCCGCACGCCGTTGAACGGCGTGCTGGGCATGGCCCAAGCGATGGCCGTCGATCCCTTGACGCCGTCGCAACGGGAACGTCTGGGGGTGATCCAGCAATCGGGAGAGGCCCTCCTGGCGATCCTCAACGACATCCTGGACCTCTCGAAGATCGAGGCCGGCAAGCTCGAACTGGAGATCGTCGACTTCGACCTCGGCGACGTGGCGCGAGGCGCCTATTCGGCTTTCACCGCCATCGCCAACAAGAAGGGTTTGAGCTTCGCGCTCGACGTCCAGGCCGCCCAGGGACGGTATCGAGGCGACCCCAGCCGGTTGCGGCAGATCCTCAACAATCTGATCTCCAACGCATTGAAGTTCACCGAAACCGGCGAGGTTCGCGTTACGGCCTGCCACGCCGACGGCGAGCTCTCCGTCTCGGTGCGCGATACCGGCCCGGGGATCGCGCCCGAGGGGCTGGCCCGCCTGTTCGAGAAGTTCGACCAGCTCGACTCCTCGACCACGCGCCGTTTTGGCGGCACGGGCCTGGGCTTGGCAATTTGCCGAGACCTGGCAGCGCTCATGGGCGGGCAGGTGAGCGTTGAAAGCGAGACCGGGCGTGGCTCACGGTTCGAACTGCGAATCCCGCTCGAGCGGCTGGGCGACGCGCGCGCCGCCTCGCCGGCGCCCCCATCGCCAGAAGACCACGCGGCAGTCGATCTGCGCGTGCTGGCGGCGGAAGACAATGCGGTCAATCAACTCGTGCTGAAGACCTTGCTGCATCAGCTGGGCGTGAGTCCCCATGTGGTGGAGGACGGCCAAGCCGCCGTCGCCGCGTGGGAAACTGGCGCTTGGGACCTGATCCTTATGGACGTGCAGATGCCGGTTATGGACGGCATCGCCGCCACGGCGCGCATTCGCCAGCGGGAACGCGAAACCGGCCGCGCCCGCACGCCGATCATCGCGCTCACCGCCAACGCCATGGCGCACCAGGTGGAACAGTACCTCGCGGTCGGCATGGATGGGCACGTCGCCAAGCCCATTGAAATCGCCGCCCTCTACGCGGCGCTGAGCGGCGCCCTGGGCGCCCAACCCTCGGACGTCGACAGGCCGCCGCATGAGGCGTTCGCGCAAGATGGTCATCGGCACGCCTCTGAAGGCTAAATTTTTGCGACGGGTCTCCTAGACGCATCGGACATGCACTTACACATGTCTTACACACTTACACACTCTCTTAAACATTTTGAAAATACGTCGTAAAAGTACGTATAAAATCAATTAGTTATGGTAGACGCACCGGACTTAAAATCCGTAGGGCCGCAAGGCCCGTGCCGGTTCGAGTCCGGCCGCCCGCACCAGCTTATCGCCGAGAGCCGCCGCTGGAGAATTTCGGTGGCTTCGGGCTCGCGGGGATGGAAACGCGGCGCGGCCTAGAGGCAGACCCCAAGAGTGGTCGTGTTGTCCGGGCCACGGAAACGATGCCGCGAGGGACAACGCGCATTTTCCATCACTGGAAAATGACCGGATCCCCAGCGGCGTCATAGGCCGCGAAGCGTCCGAAGCCGCCGTTTCGGACCGCCTCGACCATGATCTCGAGCGCCCGGTCGACTTCGGCCGTGTCGGGCGGACGTCCATTCCGTCCAGAAAGCGCGGCGGCGAACACCACGCTCCACGTCTGTCCCACGAGCCGGGATTCATCTGTCAGGACGGCGAAATCGCGCAAGTCCTCAGGCGCCTTGTCCACGCACATCAAAGGCGCGAGGGCGCCGCCCTGGCCGCGCAGGAATCGCTCGCGCTGCGCCGGCGAGGCGTCTTTGGGGAGCTCGGCGGCGGCGAAGACGAAGAGGAGGCGCTGAGGTTCGGGCTGGTCGAGCGCGGCGTCAATCAGCTGCTGGAAGTGCGAAGCCTGGGTCATCGTCCGCAGGGTGGCGCAAAATCGGGCTCAAGTCTCCCGCCGCAACAGGGTTCCGTCCGGACGGAGGCGCGCTCAATCGGGCTCGGGCAGTCCGTGTTGCTGGCGCACACGCCTGGCGTCGTCGCCTTCACCAAAGCCGGCGCCGGCCTTTTCGTCCTCGTCCGTGCCGCCATCGAACTGCTCGCCGGAGCGGACGGGGGGGCCGTCGGG
This genomic stretch from Phenylobacterium sp. LH3H17 harbors:
- a CDS encoding LysR family transcriptional regulator; this encodes MFSADLNLLTALDVLLAEGSVAKAAKRLQLSPSAMSRTLARLREATGDALLVRAGRGLVPTPRALALGETVGVLVREAEAMLRPVEGLDLSRLERTFTMRAREGFVENFGAELVSRVMAVAPKVRLRFVAKADKDSGPLRYGSVDLETGVVESVIGPEIRTQRLFDDRYVGVVRAGHPLAGAPVSMAAYAASTHVRVLLQGSEQAPIDDWFAPAGIRRNIVSDVSGFAAALALARGSDLVATVPERHTRVLRAGMASFRLPVPLPEFTVSLLWHPRSDGDPAHRWLRGCVREVCASAL
- a CDS encoding MFS transporter, whose protein sequence is MSGRPLHAIAAVLAATVLVVLDASIVNVALPTLARALDVTPGASVLVVTAYQLALVTALLPCAALGESLGFRKVFIAGVSVFTAASALCALSPSLPWLVAARFVQGLGGAAVMSLGVALLRQVVPDKSLGAAIGWNATAVALASAAGPSIGALILSEWGWPCLFAVNLPVGAAVLLAGRGLPRRQGTRRRLDLVSAALNATVFAGLVAGADLLLTQAGVSIVLFAAAALALLLLLRREGPKAAPLVPLDLLRGASFRISVITSVCCFVGQAAALLALPFLLHHDLGQTTLMTGLYMTPWPLTVAVTAQAAGWLSDRVPTAWLCGLGGVVMALGLAGAAASPATLGPVALAPFVVVCGLGFGLFQTPNNRSMFLIAPPERSGAAGGLQGTARLTGQIAGAVLMTLIFTTFPLAAAPRVGLGIAAAFALAGGLISLLRSTSPPRPLGPTRKNGFASR
- a CDS encoding ribonucleotide reductase subunit alpha: MTQASHFQQLIDAALDQPEPQRLLFVFAAAELPKDASPAQRERFLRGQGGALAPLMCVDKAPEDLRDFAVLTDESRLVGQTWSVVFAAALSGRNGRPPDTAEVDRALEIMVEAVRNGGFGRFAAYDAAGDPVIFQ
- a CDS encoding PAS domain-containing hybrid sensor histidine kinase/response regulator, translated to MTGGVELWVWLAAVVTTQFVDGKVLEVCARDSQAPPSIAWRATYASSIFLTSFVFSSVGLLVLQRGDAHAAVFALLVNAGALLNLAMVSHRAPRLVLIAWAGHLLPLLALPWLILEARPDPIGAICVTLAALVFVGHLIIATGRSAAAERETRAALHTAQDVLARSAAAERRLHLAAEISDLHIYEMDLVGGALSCDGAAATFLEEPMSFAAMVADGFYLVDPRDRPRVEAAWSDYMEGRAPYRTEYRLLRKDGREIWAFAGAELLRDEVGRATRLVGVMRDLTAQKRDEVALVEARDHAEAGSRAKSAFLATMSHEIRTPLNGVLGMAQAMAVDPLTPSQRERLGVIQQSGEALLAILNDILDLSKIEAGKLELEIVDFDLGDVARGAYSAFTAIANKKGLSFALDVQAAQGRYRGDPSRLRQILNNLISNALKFTETGEVRVTACHADGELSVSVRDTGPGIAPEGLARLFEKFDQLDSSTTRRFGGTGLGLAICRDLAALMGGQVSVESETGRGSRFELRIPLERLGDARAASPAPPSPEDHAAVDLRVLAAEDNAVNQLVLKTLLHQLGVSPHVVEDGQAAVAAWETGAWDLILMDVQMPVMDGIAATARIRQRERETGRARTPIIALTANAMAHQVEQYLAVGMDGHVAKPIEIAALYAALSGALGAQPSDVDRPPHEAFAQDGHRHASEG